The window CGGCGCGGAAGCGAACGCCCGGGCATACGAGATCTTTCCCCGGAAGTACAGGCCGCTCAGGAAGGAAAAGACTTCGCCGATCGGCGCACCCTCCGGCTCCCGAAGCTGCCGGGCGAGCGGAAAATCGGCCTTCGTCCGTACCAGCAGACGGGCCCTCTCCCCTCCGCACGACGCGGGAGAGAGGACGAAGATCCGGTGCGCCATGCGCCGCCATTCTGCACGAGGCGGGCCAGCGCGGAAAGACCGCCCCGGACCCTCGTTTCCGCCCGGAGCGGGAACTTTCGGGCCCGGATTCCGTAGATCCCCTTCGAGCGGCGGATTCGCCGCGGAACCACGTAAAGGACGGAAAAGATGAAGAAGCGATGGATCGGGACGGGAATCGCGGCGGTCGTTCTGCTGGGCGGCGTCGTCGCCGCGCGGAGCCGCGGGAAGAGCGGCGCGCCCAAGGAAGATTCGAGCCCGTTCCGGGTCGGGAAGGTCGAAGCCGAGGACCTCCAGGTCAGCGTGCGGGAGGTCGGAGTCGTCGATCCGGAGACGAAGGTGGACGTGAAGTCGGCCGTCTCCGGCAAGGTCGTCGCCCTCAAGGTCCGCGAAGGGGCGGTCGTCCGCGTCGGAGACGTCCTCGCCGAGGTCGAGCCGGACGTGACGCAGGCGCAATCCCTCTCCGACGTCCAGGCCGGCGTGCGCCAGTCGCGGCTCCGGCTCGAGGACGCCGAACGCGAATACGCCAACCAGAAGGCGCTCTTCGACAACGGACTCGTCGGGAGCGACGCCCTGAAGGCCGTGACCAACAAGCGCGCGCAGGCCCGGCAGGAGCTCGAGGCGGCGCAGACCCGCTATCGCATCGTCGAGGACCACGGGATCCCGATCTCGGGGGATGCGACGACGCAGAAGGCGCGCGTGACGAGCCCGATGAACGGCGTCGTCATCAAGAAGGGAGTCGAGCTCGGCGAAACGGTGACTTCGGGCGTGTCGTCGTTCAACGAGGGGACCGTGCTCTTCACGGTCGCGGACCTGAAGTCGCTGTTGATCCGCGTCAACCTGAACGAGGTGGACATCGCGAAAGTGCGGGTCGGCCAGCCGGTCCGGATCACCCTCGACGCCTATCCGCAGAAGATCTTCTCCGGGAAGGTTCGATTCGTCGCGCCGGCCGCCAAGCTCGTGGACAAGATCAAGGTCTTCGAGATCGAGGTCGCCCTGGACGAGCTCTCCGACGCCTACCGCACGGGCATGAGCGCGAACGTCGAAATCCTCGGCGAGCGCCGCCCGCACGCGATCTCGATCCCGCTCGAGGCCCTCCAGAGGCGCGACGGCAAGCCCGTCGCCTACCGACTGAAGGAGAACCTCCCCGAGAAGATGACGGCGGCCGCCCGGGAAGGTCTCTCCGGCCGGAACAAGTACACCTGGCTGTCGGAGCACTGGAAGGACTATTTCGAACCGGTGCCGGTCGTCGCGGGCGTCGCGACCCTGGAGCGCGTCGAAGTCCTGTCGGGACTCTCCGCGGGCAGCCGGGTGAGCCTGGAGGACCCCACCCGGAAGAAGGTGGAGAAGGACGATGAAAACAACTGACCGCGCTCCGATCATCGAGGTCGCCGGACTGACGAAGGTCTACGGGGCCAACGGCACGGCGGTCCACGCGCTCCGCGGCATCGAGATGACCGTCGAGAGCGGCGAATTCCTCGCGCTGATCGGTCCCTCGGGGTCGGGAAAGTCGACTCTGATGGCGATCCTCGGATGCCTCGATTCGCCCACCGGGGGAAGCTACCGGTTCGACGGAGAGCGCGTCGACGGACTCTCCGGCGCCGCCCTCGCCCGGATCCGCAACGAGAAGATCGGGTTCGTCTTCCAGAACTACAACCTCCTGCCGAAGGCGTCGGTCGCCCGGAACGTCGAGCTCCCGATGCTCTACGCGGGAGTGGCCCGCCGCGAGCGCCGGGATCGAGCGATGGACCTCCTGGAACGGGTGGGAATCGCCGACAAGGCGCGCCAGCTCCCGGCGGCGCTCTCGGGCGGCCAGCGCCAGCGCGTCGCGATCGCCCGGGCGCTCGCCAATCGCCCGAAAATGCTCCTCGCCGACGAGCCGACGGGCGCCCTCGACTCCCGGACCGGACACGAGGTGCTCGCCCTCTTCCAGGATCTCCACGCCGGCGGCAACACCGTCGTGCTCGTCACGCACGATCCGACGATCGCCGCGCTCGCCGGCCGGCGGGTCGAGATCCACGACGGCCTCGTGCGCCCCGAAGCCGCGGCGGCGTGAGGCGCGCTCGATGAGCCGCACGGGGGCCGTCCGATGAGCGCCGCCCAGGGCGCCTTCCGCGAACGCGTCCGTTCCGCGTGGACGGA is drawn from Thermoanaerobaculia bacterium and contains these coding sequences:
- a CDS encoding efflux RND transporter periplasmic adaptor subunit, with the translated sequence MKKRWIGTGIAAVVLLGGVVAARSRGKSGAPKEDSSPFRVGKVEAEDLQVSVREVGVVDPETKVDVKSAVSGKVVALKVREGAVVRVGDVLAEVEPDVTQAQSLSDVQAGVRQSRLRLEDAEREYANQKALFDNGLVGSDALKAVTNKRAQARQELEAAQTRYRIVEDHGIPISGDATTQKARVTSPMNGVVIKKGVELGETVTSGVSSFNEGTVLFTVADLKSLLIRVNLNEVDIAKVRVGQPVRITLDAYPQKIFSGKVRFVAPAAKLVDKIKVFEIEVALDELSDAYRTGMSANVEILGERRPHAISIPLEALQRRDGKPVAYRLKENLPEKMTAAAREGLSGRNKYTWLSEHWKDYFEPVPVVAGVATLERVEVLSGLSAGSRVSLEDPTRKKVEKDDENN
- a CDS encoding ABC transporter ATP-binding protein — protein: MKTTDRAPIIEVAGLTKVYGANGTAVHALRGIEMTVESGEFLALIGPSGSGKSTLMAILGCLDSPTGGSYRFDGERVDGLSGAALARIRNEKIGFVFQNYNLLPKASVARNVELPMLYAGVARRERRDRAMDLLERVGIADKARQLPAALSGGQRQRVAIARALANRPKMLLADEPTGALDSRTGHEVLALFQDLHAGGNTVVLVTHDPTIAALAGRRVEIHDGLVRPEAAAA